The DNA window TCTCCCGATTGATAGTATTTCTTCCACTCTCCTGTATTAACTGATTTTCCATTTACGTTCGGGGTTGGGCAAGAAGAATCTTGTTCTTTTAATTCAGTACCTTCTTGTGGCATTGCTTTTCTGTTTCCTTCTGATTCCACATTTCCATTTGGGTAAAATTGTTTCCAAAACCCAATTTTGAAATTCTCTTTATAAGTTCCTTCGGCTAATTTTGTTACTCCGTCTTCTTGGAAAAGGGTAGCTACTCCATCTCTTTTATCTTGCGCATAATTATAAATAGCCTTTAACTTGTCTGGCTTTTTAGATTCAGTATTAAATTCTTTCCAAGTTCCGGTTTTTTTGTCTTTTGAAAAAGCACCTTCGCACTCCGACAATTCGGAAGAAGTCTTTTTCCAATAAACTCCGTCTCTTTCGTCTTCAACATAATTGGTTTCTTCTGTTTGAGTGCCTTTTAGAGAATACTTTTTTTCCGGTCCGTGTTTTTTGCCGGCAACGTAACTCGTTTCTTTTAATTTTTGTCCTGTCTCTGCCCAAAGAGTCCAAACACCTTCTTTTATTTCCTCTTTATAATTACCCGATTGTTTTTTGACTACATTTCTTTTTTTTGTAGTTAAATCAAGTTTAGCCTCATATTCTTCCCAAAATCCGTCTTTTTTGCCAGATTTATAAGTTCCCTTGAATTTGAGAAAACTTTCTTTCTTTTTTGTGTCCTCGTTTTCTAGTTCTATATATTCTTCCCATTCTCCATCCTTCACAAAACCTTTGATTGCACTTGCGTCCAATTTACTAATTTCTTCCGGTGGACAACTATTACCCGCACATCTAGTTAGAACGCCTCCTTTCCCTTTTAAATTAAACGTAGATGGGAAATTTTCAATTCGAATATTAGGAGTGAGTAATTCAAACTCTACTTTTTTTTCTTTCTTCATTAAAGAAGAACAGGAAACTAAAGCGAAACAAAGAATAAAAATAATACGCATAACAAACATGTTTACCTCAAATAAAAAAACAATATGAACCCAATCATTTTGTAGAAACACATTGATTCAATAACTTTTTTTCTGGATTTTGGGCATTATTATGAAATACTCAAGTTTGGACTTTTTCGGGACACGAGCCTTCCTCGTTTTTATTCACTAACTGATGTTATATACAAGGACTTGTGTCGAGTCGAATCCATATTTAGCCTACCGTTAAGTTGACAGCATTAGAGGCAAACCCAGCATTAATCTGGAATAGACTGAGTTTAAATCAGAAAAATTTCATTTTTTTTGAGTCTATCCTAATATTTTATACATCAAAATAGAATTAAATTTATTGCCTTCTCTACCTAGTTTGTTAAAATTCACTAGAAATCATCAATGGAGAGAATATGACACGATTTACCATTCTTTTATTGGGTTTTTTGATAAACCTAACAGCCGCTCCGACTCCCCCTTCTTTCGAGGAGCTAGTAAAAAAATCAGATTTTATTGCAAAAACCAAACTTGTAAATCTGAAACAAAAACAAATCAACAAAAACTTAATCGCCATCAATACAACGGCTGAAATTATCAAACAATACAAAGCAAATCCGCCTATGCCAAATAAAATTGATTTGGTATTCACTGTCCTTCCCGAAGTATTTGGCAAATGGCTAAAAACTCCTCCAAAAGAAGGAGAATATGTAATCTTTTACATCAATAAAGAAATCAAAGATGGAAAAGGAAAAACGAATACAATCATTACACTCTACGAGCCACATATTTTTGCATTCAGGGAGTGGACCGAAGAATTAGAAAAAAGACTTTT is part of the Leptospiraceae bacterium genome and encodes:
- a CDS encoding LIC20035 family adhesin translates to MFLQNDWVHIVFLFEVNMFVMRIIFILCFALVSCSSLMKKEKKVEFELLTPNIRIENFPSTFNLKGKGGVLTRCAGNSCPPEEISKLDASAIKGFVKDGEWEEYIELENEDTKKKESFLKFKGTYKSGKKDGFWEEYEAKLDLTTKKRNVVKKQSGNYKEEIKEGVWTLWAETGQKLKETSYVAGKKHGPEKKYSLKGTQTEETNYVEDERDGVYWKKTSSELSECEGAFSKDKKTGTWKEFNTESKKPDKLKAIYNYAQDKRDGVATLFQEDGVTKLAEGTYKENFKIGFWKQFYPNGNVESEGNRKAMPQEGTELKEQDSSCPTPNVNGKSVNTGEWKKYYQSGDLFSVGSYDDKGQPVKDWKFFYKGNKLRCKGTMANPIMMKNGELYEPTGALQGKGNMMLSMFSIDDKTDEMKEKMIPALPFTFYRGGKKYLEILPATSKEETKTADPGQEEIRKETTAIEYNEAGAKVGEGPYMFIPTQAYGGKKHGCRMEGGKKTYYIMGVLKEGRIAEMSNCK